Proteins encoded within one genomic window of Scheffersomyces stipitis CBS 6054 chromosome 3, complete sequence:
- the DIP5.3 gene encoding dicarboxylic amino acid permease (go_component membrane~go_process transport) — MTSSDLEKNSNNHNVHNNDLVSVVSRHTQEYDLYVAKSTPSNIAFEDGHQLRQALDARHTSMIAIGGALGTGLLIGTGSALKSAGPGAILVAYSIIGFVVLMVMSGLGEVATFVPLNGFANYCQRYVDDALGFACGYVYLFKYLILPANQLVAGSLTVQYWVSKDTLNPGVWITIFLVIILAVNLLGVRFFGEIEFWLSCLKVCTCLGLVLLLWIIALGGGPTHERLGFRYWKNPGAFLHYADASKDLYIGGSLGRFVSFVSVLVTAVFAYLGTELVGITFSETRNPRRSIPKAIKLTFYRILIFYILSILFLGMCVSAKDPLLLSASGNTASASPFVIAIKNARIKGLDHVINGCILLFVLSAANSDMYVCSRTVYSLAVAGYAPKFFTKTNKLGVPYYGILLSFAFTLLAYMTVSSGAAEVFTYFVNVVSLTGLIAWSCILVIHIRFMAACKAQGIDRKTDLAYRSPLQPYGSYLALAICVLVIFIKNFTVFLGSPFLYKNFITGYIVLPVFVIMYFGYKIYYRTSIISASDIDLVTYRDVIDAEEQQYKTEAEEKEAIRQAEGNPHDKDWFYEKFLGWIF; from the exons ATGACTTCGTCGGACTTGGAGAAAAACTCCAACAACCACAATGTCCacaacaacgacttggtGTCAGTGGTTTCACGTCACACCCAAGAGTACGATCTCTACGTCGCTAAGTCCACTCCCTCTAACATTGCCTTTGAGGACGGTCACCAGCTTAGACAGGCCTTGGACGCCAGACACACCTCTATGATTGCCATTGGTGGTGCCTTGGGTACTGGTTTGCTTATTGGTACGGGTTCAGCCTTGAAGTCTGCCGGGCCAGGTGCCATTTTGGTGGCTTACTCTATCATTGGTTTCGTGGTCTTGATGGTTATGAGCGGTTTGGGTGAAGTGGCTACATTCGTCCCTCTTAACGGGTTTGCCAATTACTGTCAGAGATACGTTGACGATGCCTTGGGTTTTGCCTGTGGGTACGTCTACTTGTTTAAATATTTGATCTTGCCTGCTAACCAGTTGGTTGCCGGTTCGTTAACTGTTCAATACTGGGTTTCCAAAGACACATTGAATCCCGGTGTGTGGATCACGATTTTCCTTGTTATCATTTTGGCCGTCAACTTGCTTGGGGTCAGATTCTTTGGAGAAATCGAGTTCTGGTTGTCGTGTTTGAAGGTTTGTACGTGTCTTGGTCTTGTCTTGCTCTTGTGGATCATTGCCTTGGGTGGTGGTCCAACTCACGAAAGATTGGGATTCAGATACTGGAAAAACCCCGGTGCTTTCTTGCACTACGCTGACGCTTCCAAAGACTTGTACATCGGCGGCTCCTTGGGCAGATTTGTCTCTTTTGTCTCCGTCTTGGTCACTGCTGTCTTCGCCTACTTGGGTACTGAATTGG TGGGTATCACCTTCAGTGAAACTAGAAACCCTAGACGTTCCATTCCTAAGGCCATCAAATTGACCTTCTACCGTATTCTTATTTTCTACATCTTGTCGATTTTATTCCTCGGTATGTGTGTCTCAGCCAAGGACCCATTATTGTTGTCTGCCTCTGGTAACACCGCCAGTGCTTCTCCATTCGTCATCGCCATTAAAAACGCCAGAATCAAGGGTTTGGATCACGTCATTAACGGGTGTATCTTGTTATTTGTCCTTTCCGCCGCTAACTCTGATATGTATGTTTGTTCCAGAACTGTCTACTCCTTGGCTGTAGCTGGATACGCTCCTAAGTTCTTCACTAAGACCAACAAGTTGGGTGTTCCATACTACGGTATCTTGTTGTCCTTCGCTTTCACTTTGTTGGCTTATATGACTGTCTCCAGTGGAGCTGCTGAAGTTTTCACATACTTTGTCAATGTCGTTTCCTTGACAGGTTTGATTGCCTGGTCCTGTATTTTGGTTATCCACATCAGATTCATGGCTGCCTGCAAAGCTCAAGGAATCGACAGAAAGACCGATTTGGCCTACAGATCGCCTCTTCAACCTTACGGCTCCTACCTTGCCTTGGCCATCTGTGTGTTGGTCATCtttatcaagaacttcacTGTCTTCTTGGGCTCGCCTTTCCTCTATAAGAACTTCATCACCGGTTACATTGTGTTGCCGGTATTTGTTATCATGTACTTTGGCTACAAAATCTACTACAGAACCTCGATCATCTCGGCTTCTGATATCGACTTGGTCACCTACAGGGATGTCATTGACGCCGAAGAGCAACAGTACAAGActgaagcagaagaaaaggaagctATCAGACAAGCTGAAGGCAACCCTCACGACAAAGATTGGTTCTACGAGAAGTTCTTGGGCTGGATCTTCTAA